Proteins from a single region of Pseudomonas fulva:
- the aroQ gene encoding type II 3-dehydroquinate dehydratase yields the protein MAPIILILNGPNLNLLGTREPATYGHETLADISRLCADSAEALGLATEFRQTNHEAELLDWIHKARGRCAGIVINPAAWTHTSVAIRDALVASELPVIEVHLSNVHKRETFRHHSFVSPVALGVICGLGSNGYRAALHHFSHLVKE from the coding sequence ATGGCTCCCATCATTCTGATTCTCAACGGCCCGAACCTGAACCTGCTCGGTACCCGTGAGCCGGCCACCTATGGCCATGAAACCCTGGCCGATATCTCCAGGCTCTGCGCAGACAGCGCCGAAGCGCTGGGCCTGGCCACGGAGTTCCGGCAGACCAACCACGAAGCCGAACTGCTCGATTGGATACACAAGGCTCGCGGTCGCTGCGCCGGCATCGTGATCAACCCCGCTGCCTGGACGCATACCTCCGTCGCCATTCGCGACGCGCTGGTAGCCAGCGAGCTGCCGGTCATCGAAGTGCACCTCTCCAACGTGCACAAGCGCGAGACCTTCCGCCATCACTCCTTCGTTTCACCGGTCGCCCTTGGCGTGATTTGCGGCCTGGGCAGCAATGGCTATCGCGCGGCGCTTCACCATTTCAGCCACTTGGTAAAGGAATAG
- a CDS encoding shikimate dehydrogenase, whose product MTSSKSVLAGLIGAGIQASRTPAMHEHEGDAQGIRYLYRLIDLDQLKLDIGALPDLLSAAERMNFTGLNITFPCKQAIIPLLDELSDEARGIGAVNTVVFKDGKRIGHNTDCLGFSEGFKRGLGDVARRRVVQMGAGGAGAAVAHALLSEGVEQLSIFDVEPARAQALAANLNKHFGSARAKAGGDLSSAMAAADGLVNTTPMGMAKLPGMPVDKALLRKALWVAEIVYFPLETELLREARAVGCRTLDGGNMAVFQAVKAFELFSDTQADAQRMLDHFHSMNG is encoded by the coding sequence ATGACTTCCAGCAAAAGCGTTCTGGCCGGCCTTATTGGCGCAGGCATCCAGGCGTCGCGTACGCCCGCCATGCACGAGCATGAAGGCGATGCCCAGGGGATTCGCTACTTATATAGGTTGATCGACCTGGATCAGTTGAAGCTCGACATCGGCGCCCTCCCCGACCTGCTCAGCGCCGCCGAGCGCATGAACTTTACCGGGCTCAACATCACCTTTCCCTGCAAGCAGGCGATCATCCCGCTGCTCGACGAGCTCTCCGACGAGGCGCGAGGCATCGGGGCGGTGAACACCGTGGTATTCAAGGACGGCAAGCGCATCGGTCACAACACCGACTGCCTGGGTTTTTCCGAAGGTTTCAAGCGTGGCCTCGGTGACGTCGCCCGCCGGCGTGTCGTGCAGATGGGTGCCGGGGGCGCCGGTGCCGCGGTCGCCCACGCCTTGCTGAGCGAAGGCGTTGAACAGCTGAGCATCTTCGACGTCGAGCCCGCGCGTGCGCAGGCTCTGGCCGCCAACCTCAACAAGCACTTCGGCTCGGCACGTGCCAAGGCCGGCGGCGACCTGAGTTCAGCGATGGCTGCCGCCGATGGCCTGGTCAACACCACGCCGATGGGCATGGCCAAGCTGCCCGGCATGCCGGTCGACAAGGCGCTGCTTCGCAAGGCGCTGTGGGTCGCGGAGATCGTCTACTTCCCGCTGGAAACCGAACTGCTGCGTGAAGCCCGTGCCGTCGGTTGCCGGACCCTGGACGGTGGCAACATGGCGGTCTTTCAAGCCGTGAAGGCATTCGAGCTGTTCAGCGACACCCAGGCCGATGCCCAGCGCATGCTCGATCACTTCCACAGCATGAACGGCTGA
- a CDS encoding TetR/AcrR family transcriptional regulator: MSDSMTATLEPVSQEQAAAPRKPPRKNNPEKTRENILQAAITEFVRQGLSGARVDAIAERTATSKRMIYYYFGSKEQLYLEVLSKLYGDIRSTERRLHLDELPAPDAIRRLVEFTFDHHDRNSDFVRIVSIENIHYGEYVKQSPEIRRMSDVVLLTLGETLKRGEKEGLFREGLDTLDVHMLISSFCFYRVSNRHTFGEIFQIDLPDEQVKQRHKTMICEAVLRYITR, from the coding sequence ATGAGTGATTCCATGACCGCTACCCTCGAGCCTGTGAGCCAGGAACAGGCCGCCGCGCCGCGCAAACCGCCGCGCAAGAACAACCCGGAGAAGACCCGGGAGAATATCCTGCAGGCCGCCATCACCGAGTTCGTCCGGCAAGGGCTGTCGGGTGCCCGGGTCGATGCCATCGCCGAGCGCACGGCGACCTCCAAGCGCATGATCTATTACTACTTCGGCAGCAAGGAGCAGCTTTATCTCGAAGTGCTCTCCAAGTTGTACGGTGATATCCGCAGCACCGAGCGCCGCCTGCACCTCGATGAGCTGCCCGCGCCGGACGCCATTCGCCGGCTGGTCGAGTTCACCTTCGATCACCACGACCGCAATTCCGATTTCGTGCGCATCGTCAGTATCGAGAACATCCACTACGGCGAGTACGTGAAGCAGTCGCCGGAAATCCGCCGGATGAGCGACGTGGTGCTGCTGACCTTGGGGGAGACCCTCAAGCGTGGCGAGAAGGAAGGGCTGTTTCGCGAGGGGCTCGATACCCTGGACGTGCACATGCTGATCAGCTCGTTCTGCTTCTACCGCGTCTCCAACCGGCACACCTTCGGGGAGATCTTTCAGATCGACCTGCCGGACGAACAGGTCAAGCAGCGCCACAAGACCATGATCTGCGAAGCGGTACTGCGCTATATCACACGCTGA
- the quiC gene encoding 3-dehydroshikimate dehydratase QuiC: MHRSIATVSLSGTLPEKLEAIAAAGFDGVEIFENDLLYYAGSPRDVRKMCADLGIAITLFQPFRDFEGCRRDRLQRNLDRAERKFDLMQELGTDLVLVCSNVAADSLGDEDILVDDLRLLAERAGARGLRIGYEALAWGRHVNTYQQVWNLVRQADHPALGVILDSFHTLSLKGDPAAIAEIPGDKIFFVQMADAPLLAMDVLEWSRHFRCFPGQGEFDLPGFLAPIIRTGYSGPLSLEIFNDGFRAAPPRANAVDGLRSLLYLEEKTRQLLAADAQAPNLDLLFETPAASRYHGVEFLEFAVDEAAGAKLSGWLQRLGFARAGEHRSKDVSLLRQGDINIVLNAEPYSFAHGFFEAHGPSLCATALKVKDSAAALQRAVDYRGHPYRGLVGPNEREIPAMRAPDGSLIYLVDQAEAGQTIYDSDFKLDPAALPTGSLQRIDHMALALPADSLDSWVLFYKSLLDFEADDEVVLPDPYGLVKSRALRSRCSSVRLPLNISENRNTAIAHALSSYRGSGVHHIAFSCEDIFQEVERAKEAGVPLLDIPLNYYDDLAARFDFDDEFLSELAYYNVLYDRDAQGGELFHVYTEAFEERFFFEIIQRKNGYVGYGAANVAVRLAAMAKARSGVTRQAKL, translated from the coding sequence ATGCATCGCTCGATCGCCACCGTCTCGCTAAGCGGCACCCTGCCCGAGAAACTCGAAGCCATCGCCGCTGCCGGCTTCGACGGCGTGGAAATTTTCGAGAACGACTTGCTGTACTACGCGGGCAGCCCGCGCGACGTGCGCAAGATGTGCGCCGACCTGGGCATCGCCATTACCCTGTTTCAGCCTTTCCGTGATTTCGAGGGCTGCCGCCGCGATCGATTGCAACGCAACCTGGATCGCGCCGAGCGCAAGTTCGACCTGATGCAGGAGCTCGGCACCGACCTGGTGCTGGTGTGCAGCAACGTGGCGGCCGACTCGCTCGGCGACGAGGACATTCTCGTCGATGACCTGCGCCTGCTGGCCGAGCGAGCCGGCGCACGCGGCTTGCGTATCGGCTACGAGGCGCTGGCCTGGGGGCGCCACGTCAATACCTACCAGCAGGTCTGGAACCTGGTTCGCCAGGCCGACCATCCGGCGCTCGGCGTGATCCTCGACAGTTTCCATACCCTGTCGCTCAAGGGTGATCCGGCGGCCATCGCCGAGATCCCGGGCGACAAGATCTTTTTCGTGCAGATGGCCGATGCGCCGCTTCTGGCCATGGACGTGCTGGAGTGGAGCCGCCATTTCCGCTGCTTCCCGGGGCAGGGCGAGTTCGACCTGCCAGGCTTTCTGGCGCCGATCATCCGCACCGGCTACAGCGGCCCGCTGTCGCTGGAAATCTTCAACGATGGCTTTCGCGCCGCGCCACCACGCGCCAACGCGGTCGATGGCCTGCGTTCGTTGCTGTACCTGGAAGAAAAGACCCGGCAACTGCTGGCGGCCGATGCCCAGGCGCCGAACCTCGACCTGTTGTTCGAGACGCCCGCGGCGAGCCGCTATCACGGCGTCGAGTTCCTCGAGTTCGCCGTCGACGAAGCGGCTGGGGCCAAGCTGTCCGGTTGGCTGCAGCGCCTGGGATTTGCCAGGGCCGGTGAGCACCGCTCCAAGGACGTCAGCCTGCTGCGCCAGGGCGACATCAACATCGTGCTCAACGCCGAACCCTATTCCTTCGCCCACGGCTTTTTCGAGGCCCATGGCCCGTCGCTGTGCGCCACCGCGCTGAAGGTCAAGGACAGTGCCGCCGCGCTGCAGCGTGCCGTCGATTACCGCGGCCACCCGTATCGCGGCCTGGTCGGGCCGAACGAGCGGGAGATTCCGGCCATGCGCGCGCCCGATGGCAGCCTCATCTACCTGGTCGACCAGGCCGAAGCAGGGCAGACCATCTACGACAGCGACTTCAAGCTGGATCCCGCTGCACTGCCGACCGGCAGCCTGCAGCGTATCGACCACATGGCGCTGGCGCTGCCGGCGGACAGCCTCGACAGCTGGGTGCTGTTCTATAAAAGCCTGCTGGACTTCGAGGCCGACGACGAAGTGGTGCTGCCCGATCCCTATGGCCTGGTGAAAAGTCGGGCGTTGCGCAGCCGCTGCAGCTCGGTACGCCTGCCGCTGAACATCTCGGAGAACCGCAACACCGCCATCGCCCACGCACTGTCCAGCTACCGGGGTTCCGGTGTGCATCACATCGCGTTCTCCTGCGAGGACATCTTCCAGGAAGTCGAGCGGGCCAAGGAGGCCGGTGTGCCGCTGCTGGACATTCCGCTCAACTATTACGACGATCTCGCCGCCCGTTTCGATTTCGACGACGAGTTCCTCAGCGAACTGGCTTACTACAACGTGCTCTACGACCGCGATGCCCAGGGCGGCGAGCTGTTTCACGTATACACCGAGGCGTTCGAGGAGCGCTTCTTCTTCGAGATCATCCAGCGCAAGAATGGCTACGTGGGTTATGGCGCCGCCAACGTCGCGGTCCGTCTGGCCGCCATGGCCAAGGCACGCAGTGGTGTGACGCGGCAGGCGAAGCTGTAA
- a CDS encoding MFS transporter: MAKPSSSQAKKATASGWVGSALEYYDFFIYAQAAALIFPQIFFPSTDPKMAIVASLATYGVGYLARPVGAFVLGHWGDTRGRKNVLLLCMFLMGISTMAVGLLPTYHDIGFLAPALLVVLRLIQGFAVAGEISGASSMILEHAPFGRRGFYASFTLQGVQAGQVLAAAVFLPLAYFMPTEAFNDWGWRIPFLLSAFVLLAGFIIRREVHETPAFVNEENKQKIAKSPIAEAFSTSWRTMFLVMVMALMNVIPVVATIFGAAYAVQPAYGIGFDKSIYLWIPVVGNIVAVLVIPFVGNLSDRIGRRPTMITGALGSGLLAFGYLYAISISNVPLAFIMSLLMWGVVYQGYNAVFPSFYPELFQTRYRVSAMAIAQNIGTMLTAMLPAVFAMVAPPGSDNIPWLVGSLAFGITCLCAIAAFIAPETYRIPMSELGKPGAKPMDKAEYDAARQNSVNEASH, translated from the coding sequence ATGGCTAAGCCCTCAAGTTCACAAGCCAAGAAAGCCACTGCCAGCGGCTGGGTCGGTTCAGCGCTGGAGTACTACGATTTCTTCATCTACGCCCAAGCTGCCGCGCTGATCTTCCCGCAGATCTTCTTCCCCAGCACCGATCCGAAGATGGCCATCGTCGCCTCGCTGGCCACTTATGGCGTCGGTTACCTGGCCCGCCCGGTAGGCGCCTTCGTTCTCGGCCATTGGGGCGACACCCGTGGTCGCAAGAACGTGCTGCTGCTCTGCATGTTCCTGATGGGCATCTCCACCATGGCCGTGGGCCTGCTGCCGACCTACCACGACATCGGCTTCCTCGCTCCGGCCCTGCTGGTGGTGCTGCGTCTGATCCAGGGTTTTGCCGTGGCTGGCGAGATATCCGGCGCCAGCTCGATGATCCTCGAACATGCGCCGTTCGGACGACGAGGCTTCTACGCCAGCTTCACACTGCAAGGCGTGCAGGCCGGCCAGGTGCTTGCCGCCGCCGTGTTCCTGCCGCTGGCCTACTTCATGCCGACAGAAGCCTTCAACGACTGGGGCTGGCGGATCCCGTTCCTGCTCAGCGCCTTCGTGCTGCTGGCGGGCTTCATCATCCGCCGTGAAGTCCACGAGACGCCGGCCTTCGTCAACGAAGAGAACAAGCAAAAGATCGCCAAGTCGCCGATCGCCGAAGCCTTCAGCACCAGCTGGCGGACCATGTTCCTGGTCATGGTCATGGCGCTGATGAACGTGATCCCGGTGGTGGCTACCATCTTCGGCGCCGCCTATGCCGTGCAACCGGCCTACGGAATCGGCTTCGACAAGAGCATCTACCTGTGGATTCCCGTAGTCGGCAACATCGTCGCGGTGCTGGTGATCCCCTTCGTGGGCAACCTCTCCGACAGGATCGGCCGTCGCCCGACCATGATTACCGGCGCGCTGGGCTCGGGCCTGCTGGCCTTCGGCTACCTGTATGCGATCAGCATCAGCAACGTGCCGCTGGCGTTCATCATGTCGTTGCTGATGTGGGGCGTGGTCTACCAGGGCTACAACGCGGTGTTCCCAAGCTTCTATCCGGAGCTGTTCCAGACCCGTTATCGCGTCTCGGCCATGGCCATCGCCCAGAACATCGGCACCATGCTCACCGCCATGCTGCCCGCGGTGTTCGCCATGGTCGCGCCGCCCGGCTCGGACAACATCCCATGGCTGGTCGGCAGCCTGGCATTCGGCATCACCTGCCTGTGCGCCATCGCCGCCTTCATCGCGCCGGAAACCTACCGGATCCCGATGAGCGAACTGGGCAAGCCGGGCGCCAAGCCGATGGACAAGGCCGAGTACGACGCCGCCCGCCAGAACAGCGTGAACGAAGCCAGCCACTGA
- a CDS encoding DMT family transporter, which translates to MSTPSSLSGVNHPLKGIALVVLATFLFASHDALSKYLSGFYPVIMVVWARYVVHTLLMAGIFLPQSGLRVLRSKRPGLQALRAICLLGCSLFFTTGLLYIPLAEATAVNFLAPLLVTALSVPLLKEHVSRGQWAAVLVGFVGVLIIVHPGGDLFTPAVLLPLCSASCFAAYQILTRLLSQYDTPTTSNFFTGLLNTLLMSCLVPFFWQLPQWHHLPLMLALGACGMFAHLLLTKAFRHAAPALLAPFGYCQIVFAGLLGLIIFGHDPEASAKVGIAIICLSGLAAAYQQRRKR; encoded by the coding sequence ATGAGCACCCCGAGTTCGCTGTCAGGCGTCAACCATCCCCTGAAGGGCATCGCCCTGGTGGTGCTGGCGACCTTCCTGTTCGCCAGCCATGACGCGCTGTCCAAGTACCTGTCCGGCTTCTACCCGGTGATCATGGTGGTATGGGCCCGCTACGTGGTGCATACGTTGTTGATGGCCGGCATCTTCCTGCCCCAGTCGGGCCTACGCGTGCTGCGCAGCAAGCGGCCGGGGCTGCAGGCGCTGCGGGCGATCTGCCTGCTGGGCTGCAGCCTGTTCTTCACCACCGGCCTCTTGTACATCCCGCTGGCCGAGGCCACGGCGGTCAACTTCCTGGCCCCGCTGCTGGTCACCGCGCTGTCGGTGCCCTTGCTCAAGGAGCATGTCAGTCGCGGGCAGTGGGCCGCGGTGCTGGTCGGCTTCGTGGGGGTGCTGATCATCGTGCATCCGGGCGGCGATCTGTTCACCCCGGCCGTGCTGCTGCCGCTCTGTTCGGCGAGCTGCTTCGCCGCCTACCAGATACTCACGCGCCTGCTCAGCCAGTACGACACGCCGACCACCAGCAACTTCTTCACCGGCCTGCTCAATACCTTGCTGATGAGTTGTCTGGTGCCGTTCTTCTGGCAGTTGCCGCAGTGGCACCATTTGCCGCTGATGCTGGCCCTCGGCGCGTGCGGCATGTTCGCCCATCTGCTGCTGACCAAGGCCTTCCGCCATGCCGCGCCGGCACTGCTGGCACCGTTCGGCTACTGCCAGATCGTCTTCGCCGGCCTCTTGGGGCTGATCATCTTCGGCCACGACCCTGAGGCGAGCGCCAAGGTAGGCATCGCCATCATCTGTCTCAGCGGGCTGGCGGCGGCCTACCAGCAACGTCGGAAACGCTGA
- a CDS encoding sugar phosphate isomerase/epimerase family protein, with the protein MHTHERLISLASLTVLELSPPQMVEVAARSGYSHVGLRLIPATEEEHHFALVADPDLRRQTLKRLRDTGIGVLDVEILRLKPETCCSDFEAVLEVGAEFGASKVLVAGNDPDEARLTDNFAELCDRAMAYGLRPHLEFMPWTNVADLSQAVRIVGQAGRANGGVLVDAFHFDRSGSRLDALQQVEPSWLRYAQLCDVAGPRPDDMTEILRQARHERRFPGDGDCDLMGLLRCLPANVPLSLEVPNRQVADPARRAQLAIDKTRALLERLEPSA; encoded by the coding sequence ATGCACACCCACGAACGCCTGATTTCCCTGGCCAGCCTCACGGTGCTGGAGCTGTCACCGCCACAGATGGTCGAGGTGGCGGCTCGCAGCGGCTACAGCCATGTCGGCCTGCGCCTGATTCCCGCAACCGAGGAGGAGCATCACTTCGCGCTGGTGGCCGACCCGGACCTGCGCCGGCAGACGCTCAAGCGCCTGCGCGACACCGGCATTGGCGTGCTCGACGTCGAGATCCTGCGGCTCAAGCCCGAAACGTGCTGCAGCGACTTCGAGGCCGTGCTGGAGGTTGGTGCCGAGTTCGGTGCCAGCAAGGTGCTGGTCGCCGGCAACGACCCGGACGAAGCACGGCTAACCGACAACTTCGCCGAATTGTGCGACCGCGCCATGGCGTACGGCTTGCGCCCACACCTGGAGTTCATGCCCTGGACCAACGTTGCCGACCTTTCACAGGCGGTGCGTATCGTGGGTCAGGCCGGGCGTGCCAACGGCGGCGTGCTGGTCGATGCCTTTCATTTCGACCGTTCGGGTTCACGTCTAGACGCGCTGCAGCAGGTGGAACCATCATGGCTGCGTTATGCCCAACTGTGCGATGTGGCCGGGCCGCGACCGGACGACATGACGGAGATTTTGCGCCAGGCACGCCACGAACGGCGCTTCCCCGGTGATGGCGATTGTGACTTGATGGGGCTGTTGCGCTGTCTACCGGCCAATGTTCCGTTGAGTCTGGAAGTGCCCAACCGGCAGGTGGCGGATCCGGCACGGCGGGCGCAGTTGGCCATCGACAAGACCCGGGCATTGCTGGAACGCCTCGAGCCGTCGGCATGA
- a CDS encoding Gfo/Idh/MocA family protein, with protein sequence MGRQHLRYLPELPEATLSAIVDPSEQACQLASEQGVPCFDELQGLLDSGLAQAVIVANPNVAHVPTAVRCIEAGLPALLEKPVGVNLLEVRELVAAVERSGVPILVGHHRRHNPLIGKARELMCQGALGRLTTVTALWQLQKPDSYYQVPWRREPGAGMLLTNLIHDLDLLRYLCGEVEQVQALTSRAVRGLANEDSAAIILRFANGALGSLTGSDAVAAPWSWELSAGENPLYPRQADQPCYLLAGTAGSLSIPQLRYWSYAAPGAGWHEPLHSSAQPHEAAPALLLQLRHFIEVARGNAQPLVSAVDAGRTLALYDAICRAAEQGCSTVPEPI encoded by the coding sequence ATGGGCCGCCAACACCTCCGCTATCTGCCCGAGCTGCCAGAAGCCACTCTGAGCGCCATCGTCGATCCCTCCGAGCAAGCCTGCCAGTTGGCCAGCGAACAGGGCGTCCCCTGTTTCGACGAGCTGCAGGGGCTGCTCGACAGCGGCCTGGCGCAGGCGGTGATCGTCGCCAACCCCAACGTTGCCCACGTACCCACCGCGGTGCGTTGTATCGAGGCCGGCCTGCCGGCGTTGCTCGAGAAACCGGTCGGCGTGAACCTTCTGGAAGTACGCGAGCTGGTGGCGGCAGTCGAACGTAGCGGCGTGCCGATATTGGTCGGCCATCACCGTCGCCATAATCCGCTGATCGGCAAGGCGCGGGAGTTGATGTGCCAGGGTGCGTTGGGCCGGCTCACCACGGTGACGGCGCTCTGGCAACTGCAGAAGCCGGACAGTTATTACCAGGTGCCTTGGCGGCGCGAGCCGGGGGCGGGCATGCTGCTGACCAACCTGATCCATGATCTGGATCTGCTGCGTTACCTGTGTGGCGAGGTGGAGCAGGTTCAGGCGCTTACCAGCCGTGCGGTGCGCGGCCTCGCCAACGAAGACAGCGCAGCGATCATCCTGCGTTTCGCCAACGGCGCCCTGGGGAGCCTGACCGGCTCCGACGCGGTGGCCGCCCCCTGGAGCTGGGAGCTGAGCGCCGGGGAAAATCCGCTGTACCCGAGGCAGGCTGATCAGCCCTGTTACCTGCTGGCCGGCACCGCCGGTTCGCTGAGCATCCCGCAATTGCGCTACTGGTCGTACGCCGCGCCAGGTGCAGGCTGGCACGAGCCGTTGCACAGCTCGGCGCAACCGCACGAGGCCGCTCCTGCGCTTTTGTTGCAACTCAGGCATTTCATCGAGGTTGCCAGGGGCAATGCCCAGCCGCTGGTCAGCGCGGTCGATGCCGGGCGTACCCTGGCACTGTATGACGCCATTTGCCGCGCCGCCGAGCAGGGCTGCAGCACCGTACCCGAACCCATCTGA
- a CDS encoding IclR family transcriptional regulator: MAGSQIERALNLLESLAGAGDVPMQTLAEQLQIPKSATHRMLAELVRLGYVRQDAETSRYSLSTKLVALGFRYLAGSGADIVQPILDRLARQSAELVRLGVIEGERQTWIAKSQGARSGLRYDPDMGRDAPLRYTASGHAWLASLTDAEALALVARQQIADDSEFGPNAPHDDQALLGYLQRARERGYATVVETSSLGTCALAAVVSHPQQGGVIGVLSIAGPSARMPAERMEQLAPLLLEAAAELSSASQASDLFV, encoded by the coding sequence ATGGCCGGGAGCCAGATTGAACGGGCATTGAACCTGCTGGAAAGCCTGGCAGGCGCCGGCGACGTACCGATGCAGACGTTGGCCGAGCAACTGCAGATTCCCAAGAGCGCCACCCACCGCATGCTCGCCGAACTGGTGCGCCTGGGGTACGTGCGGCAGGACGCCGAGACCAGCCGCTATAGCTTGTCGACCAAGCTGGTCGCCCTGGGCTTTCGTTACCTGGCCGGCAGTGGCGCGGATATCGTGCAGCCGATCCTCGATCGCCTGGCGCGGCAAAGCGCCGAACTGGTGCGCCTGGGGGTGATCGAAGGCGAGCGACAGACCTGGATCGCCAAGTCCCAGGGCGCACGCTCCGGCTTGCGCTACGACCCGGACATGGGCCGTGACGCGCCGCTGCGCTATACCGCATCCGGCCATGCCTGGCTGGCCAGCCTGACGGATGCCGAGGCACTGGCACTGGTGGCGCGTCAGCAAATTGCCGACGACAGCGAGTTCGGCCCCAACGCGCCCCATGATGATCAGGCGCTGCTCGGTTATCTGCAGCGTGCCCGCGAGCGCGGCTATGCAACGGTGGTGGAAACCTCCTCGCTGGGTACCTGTGCACTGGCGGCGGTGGTCAGCCATCCACAACAGGGCGGAGTGATCGGTGTGCTGAGCATTGCCGGCCCCAGCGCGCGCATGCCGGCCGAGCGCATGGAGCAGCTTGCACCACTGTTGTTGGAAGCGGCTGCCGAGCTGTCATCGGCGAGCCAGGCTTCTGATCTGTTCGTCTGA
- a CDS encoding tripartite tricarboxylate transporter TctB family protein → MSTSKKVPVGEPTFCVLLVIFSLAVLYQAYLISGFSSISSPGAFPLGVAAVLLIAALRVLWELRGKPTHGEGWAASAKRFSHEHFPRHIVVFTLLSMAYLAVIQWASFYISTFAFLVLAIVYLRRGKVLSALVASGISVLVIYLLFTLAFSVYLP, encoded by the coding sequence ATGAGCACATCGAAAAAAGTGCCGGTGGGCGAACCCACCTTCTGCGTTCTGCTGGTGATCTTCAGCCTTGCCGTGCTGTACCAGGCCTACCTGATTTCCGGGTTCTCCTCGATCAGCTCGCCTGGCGCCTTTCCCCTTGGCGTCGCTGCCGTGCTGCTGATCGCCGCCCTGCGAGTGCTCTGGGAACTGCGCGGCAAACCGACTCACGGCGAAGGCTGGGCAGCCTCGGCCAAACGCTTCAGCCATGAACACTTCCCGCGCCATATCGTGGTCTTCACCCTGCTGTCGATGGCCTACCTGGCCGTAATCCAGTGGGCGAGCTTCTACATCAGCACCTTCGCCTTCCTGGTGCTCGCCATCGTCTACCTGCGGCGCGGCAAGGTGCTTTCAGCCCTGGTGGCCAGCGGCATTTCGGTACTGGTCATCTACCTGCTGTTCACCCTGGCGTTCAGCGTCTACCTGCCCTGA